A DNA window from Candidatus Paceibacterota bacterium contains the following coding sequences:
- a CDS encoding glycosyltransferase family 39 protein, whose translation MNKKIIILLLIIFLAFFFRFWQLDLIPPGLWPDEAMNGNDAVETLKSGNFKLFYPDNNGREGLFMWIISLSFHFFGISMWSLKFSSALLGSLTVLGMFFLTKEVFLIFKKEDKTAPLVASFLLATSFWHLNFSRIAFRAIMSPFCLLFSFYFLLRGFRTKKIWNFILSGIFFGIGFHTYISFRMAPLLFLAFLTPLFFQYLKNKSLNKYIAFVSLYLISIFIVALPIGIYFLNNPGDFMGRTSQVSIFDSENPLLFGAKSLISHLAMFNFYGDPNWRHNFSTSPMLPFSLGLLFLVGVIASLKGFLVSFRNKDYSLLAVYSLIFSWFFVMLLPGILTSEGIPHALRVLNVIPVIYLLVTIGFFWVYKKLKENLKEEKKIKILNILTIFFLFTVGFSEINKYFYNWAEREEVRHSFTENYVEIGTYLNSLPNDVKKYVMINEPGKFLHGISISAQTPMFIEKTKYRETRAEYIRFEEIEKINPKEHSIVIPIYPEKSIEELERIFENGIVKLENNVLIFEIK comes from the coding sequence ATGAATAAAAAAATAATAATACTTCTTTTAATCATTTTTCTGGCGTTTTTTTTCAGATTTTGGCAGCTTGATCTTATTCCCCCAGGCCTCTGGCCAGATGAGGCGATGAATGGAAACGATGCGGTTGAAACATTAAAAAGCGGCAATTTCAAGCTTTTCTATCCGGACAATAACGGAAGGGAGGGCCTTTTTATGTGGATTATATCCCTCTCTTTTCATTTTTTCGGCATTAGCATGTGGTCTTTAAAATTTTCTTCCGCTCTTTTGGGCTCGCTTACCGTTTTGGGAATGTTTTTTTTAACCAAGGAAGTTTTCCTTATTTTTAAAAAAGAAGATAAAACGGCTCCTCTGGTTGCTTCTTTTCTTCTTGCCACATCTTTCTGGCATTTGAACTTCAGCCGTATCGCCTTTAGGGCCATCATGAGCCCTTTTTGCCTTCTCTTTTCTTTCTATTTTCTTCTAAGAGGGTTTAGAACAAAAAAAATATGGAATTTTATACTCTCCGGAATATTTTTCGGAATAGGATTTCATACGTACATTTCTTTCAGAATGGCCCCTCTTCTTTTTCTTGCGTTTCTTACCCCGTTGTTTTTTCAATATTTAAAAAACAAATCCCTTAATAAATATATTGCTTTTGTTTCTCTCTACCTTATTTCCATTTTCATAGTCGCTCTTCCAATAGGAATATATTTTTTAAACAATCCAGGCGACTTTATGGGAAGAACTTCCCAGGTTTCAATTTTTGATTCCGAAAATCCTCTTCTTTTTGGTGCAAAAAGCCTCATCTCTCACCTTGCAATGTTTAATTTTTACGGAGACCCGAATTGGAGGCATAATTTTTCAACAAGCCCAATGCTTCCCTTTTCTCTTGGTCTTCTTTTTCTTGTCGGGGTTATAGCTTCCCTGAAGGGCTTTCTTGTTTCTTTTAGAAATAAAGATTATTCTCTTCTTGCAGTTTATTCTCTGATTTTTTCCTGGTTTTTTGTAATGCTCTTGCCGGGAATACTGACAAGCGAAGGAATCCCCCATGCTCTTCGTGTTCTTAACGTTATTCCGGTTATTTACCTTCTTGTTACAATCGGATTTTTTTGGGTTTATAAAAAACTTAAAGAAAATTTAAAAGAAGAAAAAAAGATTAAAATTCTTAATATTTTAACAATATTCTTTCTCTTTACAGTGGGATTTTCTGAAATAAACAAGTATTTTTACAATTGGGCAGAAAGAGAAGAAGTAAGGCATTCTTTTACCGAAAACTATGTTGAAATAGGGACTTATTTGAATTCGCTGCCAAATGACGTTAAAAAATATGTGATGATAAACGAACCGGGTAAATTTCTTCACGGGATATCCATTTCCGCCCAAACCCCGATGTTTATTGAAAAAACAAAATATAGAGAAACAAGGGCAGAGTATATAAGATTTGAAGAAATAGAGAAAATAAATCCCAAAGAGCATTCCATAGTTATTCCTATTTATCCTGAAAAATCCATTGAAGAGCTCGAAAGGATTTTTGAAAACGGCATTGTAAAATTAGAAAATAACGTATTAATTTTTGAAATAAAATGA
- a CDS encoding glycosyltransferase family 39 protein yields MKNKTTYIIATILLIFLFFISFTSILEDTLTFDETAHVTAGYSYLIKKDMRVNPEHPPLVKNIAAFPLLFLNLNFPSDSPNWTQEQPPRWWVQFDLANDFIYNSKNNPDKIMLFSRTVMILFLLLLGFLIFHFARKKYGNKAGLISLFLFSFSPTFLAHGRLINTDIGAAFGALLSFYFWLRFFEKPSKKSVLLAGITFGIALSLKFSLVLLIPTFVIITLVYALLQEKPFYQLLKYSLLSFLAGVIGMVFVVFPLYQYHVYNYPPERQARDAEYILETFGNRTIVNGIIYSSERPFLRPFAQYFLGLFTAMQRVDGGNTTFFLGEVSSGSFKSYFPTVYFIKETLTFHILTIISLALLFLYILKYRLFQRPIYALREYFAEFSMFVFMTIYWYTSINSNLNIGVRHLLPVFPFAFILVGGAISKVNFSKSFKILLFALFSFQIYSVISIYPHFLAYFNETVTPQKGHLYVVDSNLDWGQDLKRLKNLLDEKEIDFIYIDYFGGGNLDYYLGEENYKRWEGLNSPHDFPKGNWLAVSLNQLQGGRGIPVKGYDQRTDYYMWLNKYEPSHVIGYSIFLYYVD; encoded by the coding sequence ATGAAGAATAAAACAACATATATAATCGCCACAATTCTTTTAATCTTTCTCTTTTTCATTTCCTTCACAAGCATTCTTGAAGATACTCTCACCTTTGACGAAACGGCTCATGTTACGGCAGGATATTCGTATTTAATAAAAAAAGATATGAGGGTCAATCCCGAACATCCTCCTCTTGTTAAAAACATTGCCGCTTTTCCTCTTCTTTTTTTAAACCTTAATTTCCCTTCCGATTCCCCGAACTGGACGCAAGAACAGCCTCCCAGATGGTGGGTTCAATTTGATCTTGCAAATGATTTCATTTACAACTCTAAAAACAATCCCGATAAGATAATGCTTTTTTCAAGAACGGTTATGATTCTTTTTCTTCTTCTTTTGGGATTTCTTATCTTTCATTTTGCAAGAAAAAAATATGGTAACAAAGCAGGCCTCATTTCTTTGTTTCTTTTTTCGTTCTCCCCTACCTTTCTTGCCCATGGACGGCTTATTAACACCGATATCGGAGCGGCTTTCGGCGCCCTTCTTTCTTTTTACTTTTGGCTCAGGTTTTTTGAAAAGCCAAGCAAAAAAAGCGTACTTTTGGCGGGAATAACTTTCGGAATAGCCCTTTCTCTCAAATTTTCTTTGGTGTTGCTTATTCCAACCTTTGTCATAATTACCCTTGTTTACGCTCTTTTGCAAGAAAAGCCCTTTTACCAGCTTCTTAAGTATTCTCTTTTATCTTTCCTTGCGGGAGTTATAGGAATGGTTTTTGTCGTTTTCCCTCTTTACCAATATCATGTTTACAATTATCCCCCCGAACGCCAGGCAAGAGATGCCGAATATATTCTTGAAACGTTTGGAAACAGGACAATTGTAAACGGCATCATTTATTCTTCAGAAAGACCCTTTTTAAGGCCCTTTGCTCAGTATTTCCTTGGCCTTTTTACGGCAATGCAAAGAGTTGACGGAGGAAACACCACTTTCTTTTTAGGAGAGGTCTCAAGCGGTTCTTTTAAGAGCTATTTCCCCACCGTTTATTTCATAAAAGAAACATTAACATTTCATATTCTTACCATAATATCCCTCGCTCTTCTTTTCCTTTACATTTTGAAATACCGTCTTTTTCAAAGGCCTATTTACGCCTTAAGAGAATATTTTGCCGAATTCTCAATGTTTGTCTTTATGACAATTTACTGGTACACCAGCATAAATTCAAATCTTAATATTGGAGTTAGGCATCTTCTTCCCGTTTTCCCCTTTGCTTTTATTCTTGTAGGAGGAGCAATCTCAAAGGTAAATTTCAGTAAAAGTTTTAAGATTCTTCTTTTTGCCTTGTTCTCTTTTCAAATTTACTCTGTAATATCTATTTATCCTCATTTTCTTGCTTACTTTAACGAAACGGTAACTCCTCAAAAAGGGCACTTGTATGTCGTTGATTCAAATCTTGATTGGGGGCAGGATTTAAAGCGATTGAAAAATCTTCTTGATGAAAAAGAAATTGATTTTATTTACATTGACTACTTTGGAGGAGGAAATCTTGATTATTATCTCGGAGAAGAAAATTACAAAAGATGGGAAGGATTAAACAGCCCCCACGATTTTCCAAAAGGGAACTGGCTTGCCGTTTCCTTAAATCAGCTTCAGGGAGGAAGAGGCATTCCGGTTAAAGGATACGACCAAAGAACCGATTACTACATGTGGCTTAATAAATATGAGCCAAGTCATGTAATAGGATATTCTATTTTTCTTTATTATGTAGATTAA
- a CDS encoding DUF3850 domain-containing protein, whose protein sequence is MAIIKKKIWPEYFELVSSKKKNFELRLADFKAKEEDILILEEWDPEKKEYTGRKIEKEIKYILKFKLDDFNQRKEIEEKGLYVIEF, encoded by the coding sequence ATGGCAATAATTAAAAAGAAAATATGGCCAGAGTATTTTGAACTCGTTTCTTCTAAAAAGAAGAATTTTGAACTGCGTCTTGCTGATTTTAAGGCAAAAGAAGAAGATATTCTTATTCTGGAAGAATGGGATCCGGAGAAAAAAGAATATACAGGAAGAAAAATAGAAAAAGAGATAAAATATATCTTAAAATTCAAGCTTGATGATTTTAACCAGAGAAAAGAAATTGAGGAAAAGGGCCTTTATGTAATAGAGTTTTAA
- a CDS encoding phosphoribosyltransferase family protein, with protein MKYKINKKFKIMEKEEDLIEDIISHNLLFVASSMDKENWVLLKNGIRGPLFFDTSKIIGYPSLMQKITQFAADIIKEEKIDYDLIAGAPYGGLPLSYYLAYNLKSPCLTLRKDGVKKDGTMPTSGEILGVFKKDDKVLIVEDAVLSANTVIKFASRLRNTGLKITDALAIVDVGRGGTENLKNQNIRLHSLFEWKDLYNCYKIKKSHLLNFEIKNYLDDIFKDK; from the coding sequence ATGAAATATAAGATAAATAAAAAATTTAAGATTATGGAAAAAGAAGAAGATTTAATAGAAGATATTATAAGTCATAATTTGCTTTTTGTTGCTTCTTCTATGGATAAGGAAAATTGGGTTCTTTTAAAAAATGGTATTCGCGGGCCTTTGTTCTTTGATACTTCAAAAATAATTGGCTATCCTAGTTTAATGCAGAAAATTACACAATTTGCCGCCGATATTATAAAAGAGGAAAAGATAGATTATGATTTGATTGCAGGAGCTCCTTATGGGGGATTGCCATTATCCTATTATCTTGCATATAATCTCAAATCCCCTTGTCTAACTTTAAGAAAAGATGGCGTTAAAAAAGACGGTACTATGCCTACTTCAGGAGAAATTCTAGGAGTTTTTAAAAAAGATGATAAAGTTTTAATTGTTGAAGATGCAGTTCTTTCAGCAAATACGGTTATAAAATTTGCTTCAAGATTAAGAAATACTGGGCTTAAAATAACAGATGCTTTAGCAATAGTTGATGTTGGCAGAGGCGGAACAGAAAATTTAAAGAATCAAAACATTCGCTTGCACTCATTGTTTGAATGGAAAGATCTCTATAATTGCTATAAAATAAAAAAATCTCATCTTTTAAACTTCGAAATAAAGAATTATTTAGATGATATTTTTAAAGATAAATAA
- a CDS encoding peptidoglycan bridge formation glycyltransferase FemA/FemB family protein, producing MEIKEITDKKKWEDFFLDAEEKTFLQSWNWGEFQKEMGNKIWRFGVFENEKIVLIALVTRIKAKRGTFLLIQHGPTFKLNNILALEKLIFKIKEIGKKEKAVFLRLNPLFLRNKENEDYFKKLGFIHSPILENAYESTLKLSLSLSEEDLLKNMRKTTRYLIRQGLKNKDIVIEKSQNKDALSEYIILNENVGKRQGFVPFSFDYIKKEFQVFLKDNQALLFLGKYNNKVAAGAIVIFWNNLAFYHQAASDDKFSKLSIPYLIQWEAIKEAKKRGCLFYDFWGYVDPKENPKHPWAGPTLFKLGYNGKPFLYLKSFDLPLSKKYFLVYIFETLRRIKRRI from the coding sequence ATGGAAATAAAGGAAATTACCGATAAAAAAAAATGGGAGGATTTTTTTCTTGATGCAGAAGAAAAGACATTTCTTCAATCGTGGAATTGGGGAGAATTCCAAAAGGAAATGGGAAATAAAATATGGCGTTTTGGGGTTTTTGAAAATGAAAAGATTGTTTTAATTGCTCTTGTTACTAGAATAAAAGCAAAGAGAGGAACTTTTTTGCTTATTCAGCATGGGCCTACTTTCAAACTTAACAATATTTTAGCCCTAGAGAAGCTGATTTTTAAAATAAAGGAAATTGGGAAAAAAGAAAAAGCCGTATTTCTTCGACTTAATCCTTTGTTTTTAAGAAATAAGGAAAACGAAGATTATTTTAAAAAACTTGGTTTCATTCATTCTCCTATTTTGGAAAATGCTTATGAGTCGACTCTAAAGCTTTCTCTTTCTTTATCTGAGGAAGATCTTTTAAAGAATATGAGAAAGACTACTCGCTATTTGATTCGCCAGGGATTAAAGAACAAAGATATTGTCATTGAAAAGAGCCAAAATAAAGACGCTCTTTCAGAATATATCATTCTTAACGAAAATGTCGGCAAAAGGCAGGGATTTGTTCCTTTTTCTTTTGATTATATCAAAAAGGAGTTTCAAGTTTTTTTAAAAGACAATCAGGCGCTTCTTTTTTTGGGAAAATATAATAATAAAGTTGCTGCCGGAGCGATTGTCATTTTTTGGAATAACCTTGCTTTTTATCATCAGGCCGCCTCAGATGACAAGTTTTCAAAGCTTTCTATTCCTTATCTAATTCAATGGGAAGCGATTAAGGAAGCCAAAAAAAGAGGATGCCTGTTTTATGATTTTTGGGGATATGTTGATCCTAAAGAAAATCCAAAACATCCTTGGGCAGGTCCGACATTGTTTAAGCTTGGCTATAATGGAAAACCCTTTTTATATCTCAAAAGCTTTGATTTGCCTCTTTCAAAGAAATATTTTCTTGTTTATATCTTTGAAACTTTAAGAAGAATAAAAAGAAGAATTTAA
- a CDS encoding DegT/DnrJ/EryC1/StrS family aminotransferase, whose translation MKARPISISLSPNTQRDDVFLALKLIFQFWKWKKGKETLKLEEEFKKYIGAKYAFSFNSGRSSLFAILKSLDIKEGEEVLLQGFTCNAAVNPVIWAKLKPVFVDCNKDDYNIDVLDLQKKVSSKSKVVIIQHTFGQPADIDGVLKVCNENNLILIEDCAHSLGAKYKGKLVGSFGKASFFSFSRDKVISSVYGGMAVSNDERIGDNLKKIKEELKDSSSYFVFQQLLHPILLNWLVLPIYRFFNLGKIFLVFFQILHILSKAVHYKEKRGKIPSYFPARMPNALSILALNQFKKLQYFNSHRKKMADFYYQNLKDSSFILPSVFEERENIFLRFTIRHKDAWDIIYNAWDRENILIGDWYTSPIAPHDTISEKMGYLGDCKNAKALSKETFNLPTHINLSFEDAKRIVSFLKKWK comes from the coding sequence ATGAAGGCAAGGCCCATTTCAATATCTCTTTCTCCGAATACCCAGAGAGACGATGTCTTTTTGGCCTTAAAATTGATTTTTCAGTTTTGGAAGTGGAAGAAAGGAAAAGAAACCTTAAAGCTGGAAGAGGAATTTAAAAAATACATAGGGGCAAAATATGCCTTTTCTTTTAATAGCGGAAGAAGCTCTCTTTTTGCCATTTTGAAATCCTTGGATATTAAAGAAGGAGAGGAGGTTCTTCTGCAGGGTTTTACTTGCAACGCTGCCGTAAATCCCGTTATTTGGGCAAAATTAAAGCCCGTTTTTGTTGACTGCAATAAAGACGACTATAATATTGACGTTTTAGACCTTCAAAAGAAAGTTTCTTCTAAAAGCAAAGTTGTAATAATCCAGCATACTTTTGGCCAGCCGGCCGATATTGACGGGGTCTTGAAAGTTTGCAACGAGAATAACCTTATTTTAATAGAGGACTGCGCCCATAGCTTAGGGGCAAAATACAAAGGAAAACTGGTTGGAAGTTTTGGAAAGGCCTCTTTTTTTAGCTTTTCAAGAGATAAGGTTATTTCTTCCGTTTATGGAGGAATGGCCGTTTCAAATGATGAGAGAATAGGCGATAATCTTAAAAAAATAAAGGAAGAATTGAAAGATTCCTCTTCTTACTTTGTTTTTCAGCAATTGCTTCATCCTATTCTTTTAAATTGGCTTGTTTTGCCGATTTACAGGTTTTTTAATTTAGGAAAGATATTTTTGGTTTTCTTCCAAATTTTGCATATTTTATCAAAAGCCGTTCACTACAAAGAAAAAAGAGGAAAAATTCCTTCATATTTTCCAGCTAGAATGCCAAATGCATTATCTATTCTTGCTTTGAATCAGTTTAAGAAGCTTCAATATTTTAACAGTCACAGGAAGAAAATGGCAGATTTTTATTATCAAAATCTTAAGGATTCTTCTTTTATTCTTCCTTCTGTTTTTGAAGAAAGGGAAAATATATTTTTGCGGTTTACCATAAGGCATAAGGATGCTTGGGATATTATCTACAATGCATGGGACAGGGAAAATATTTTAATAGGGGATTGGTACACGAGCCCGATTGCTCCGCATGATACAATAAGTGAAAAAATGGGATATTTGGGAGATTGCAAGAATGCAAAAGCGCTTTCAAAGGAAACCTTTAATCTGCCAACTCATATTAATTTATCATTTGAAGATGCAAAAAGAATCGTTTCATTCTTAAAAAAATGGAAATAA
- a CDS encoding UDP-N-acetylmuramoyl-tripeptide--D-alanyl-D-alanine ligase, protein MNYLIGFLWFFRAAKTFAFYVYLWQIKEYHLGRFRAHFETKEGKKLIFNRFILIKVFLLLFFFISFIRIFFYLFVFLLFLLYLVEFLKLSRDAFKKSLKLPIFTLKASFLFGFLLLIQTLFFIFAFSKGSFLFYLLLFDVVSPLIASFIVLLFQPVAVFFRNRTLKKAKEKRESFSNLTSIGIVGSYGKTSTKEFLSAILSQKFNVLKTFGHVNSEIGISKTILDNLDSSYDIFVCEMGAYKKGGIEMLSDIAKPKIGILTGINQQHLSLFGTIENLLSAEGGEELFNSLPRGGLMIVNVDSKRALKKYGNYIDSPPKKKTIHFSSAEKKEFSLDIWAEEIEEKEEELLFKACFKEGDFVFLKANLLGKQNIENLLLSILVSRKLGMSFEEIEKGISKIEPWQGGSSFLIKEEGYKVIDASYSANPSSVIALLDYLKVFSLRKTIVMPCLIELGSSARKIHKNIGKKIAEVCDLAIITSDDYLDEIKEGAGIKKNKILFMKNPDEIVS, encoded by the coding sequence ATGAACTATTTAATAGGTTTTTTGTGGTTTTTCAGAGCTGCCAAAACATTTGCTTTTTACGTTTATCTTTGGCAGATAAAAGAGTATCATTTGGGCCGCTTTAGGGCCCATTTTGAAACAAAAGAAGGCAAAAAGCTTATCTTCAACAGATTTATCCTGATTAAGGTTTTTTTGCTTCTTTTCTTTTTTATTTCTTTTATAAGAATATTTTTTTATCTTTTTGTTTTTCTTCTTTTTCTTCTTTATCTTGTTGAGTTTTTAAAGCTTTCAAGAGACGCTTTTAAAAAATCATTAAAGCTTCCTATTTTTACCCTGAAAGCTTCTTTTCTCTTTGGTTTTCTTCTTTTAATTCAAACTCTTTTTTTTATCTTTGCCTTTTCAAAAGGAAGTTTTCTTTTCTATCTTCTTCTCTTTGACGTTGTTTCTCCTCTTATTGCTTCTTTTATTGTTCTCCTTTTTCAGCCGGTTGCCGTTTTTTTCCGCAACCGTACTTTGAAAAAAGCGAAAGAGAAAAGAGAGTCATTTTCAAACCTTACTTCTATTGGAATTGTCGGGAGCTACGGCAAAACCTCAACCAAAGAGTTTTTATCAGCCATTTTGAGTCAGAAGTTTAACGTTTTAAAGACGTTTGGCCATGTAAATAGCGAAATAGGAATTTCAAAAACCATTTTGGATAATCTTGATTCAAGTTATGACATATTTGTTTGTGAAATGGGGGCCTATAAAAAAGGGGGGATAGAAATGCTTTCTGATATCGCAAAGCCCAAAATAGGGATTTTAACCGGGATAAACCAGCAGCATCTTTCCCTTTTTGGAACCATTGAAAATCTTCTTTCGGCAGAAGGAGGAGAGGAGCTTTTTAATTCTCTTCCTAGGGGCGGCCTTATGATTGTAAACGTCGATAGTAAAAGGGCTTTAAAAAAGTACGGAAATTACATTGATTCTCCTCCAAAGAAAAAAACAATTCATTTTTCTTCTGCGGAAAAAAAAGAGTTTTCCTTGGATATTTGGGCAGAGGAAATAGAGGAGAAAGAAGAAGAACTGCTTTTTAAGGCCTGCTTTAAAGAAGGCGATTTTGTCTTTTTGAAGGCAAATCTTTTGGGAAAACAGAATATTGAAAATCTTCTTCTTTCAATTCTTGTTTCAAGAAAGCTTGGAATGTCTTTTGAAGAAATTGAAAAAGGGATTTCAAAAATTGAGCCCTGGCAAGGAGGATCTTCTTTTTTGATAAAGGAAGAAGGATACAAGGTGATAGATGCGAGCTATTCGGCAAATCCAAGCAGTGTTATTGCTCTTCTTGATTATTTGAAAGTTTTCTCTTTAAGAAAAACTATTGTTATGCCTTGTCTTATCGAGCTTGGCTCTTCGGCTAGAAAAATCCACAAAAATATCGGCAAAAAGATAGCCGAGGTTTGCGATTTGGCAATAATAACTTCAGATGATTATTTAGATGAGATAAAGGAGGGAGCGGGGATTAAGAAGAATAAGATTTTGTTTATGAAAAATCCCGATGAAATTGTCTCAAA
- a CDS encoding alpha/beta hydrolase, with translation MREEKITIRDVKCNYKVKGNGEPILILHGWGSSSDSWIKVQHILSEKGYSVFCPDLPGFGKSDPPLSPWTVDDYKKWAVEFMKAFNIDSFILIGHSFGGRISIKLSSEENSPVKKMILCSPAGIRVKPDFKTDIILALGGIGSTLLDIFSPKFLKDYLRGLFHFLIRKRDYVKAKGVMRETMKLVISENLFPFLSKIEVKTLLLWGKKDKMIPLRYAFVFKKEIKDSSLVVIEQSGHSINIDDPVRLAKEILKFL, from the coding sequence ATGAGAGAAGAGAAAATAACCATAAGAGACGTTAAATGTAATTATAAGGTTAAGGGAAACGGAGAGCCGATTTTAATTTTGCATGGATGGGGTTCTTCTTCCGATTCTTGGATAAAAGTTCAACATATCCTTTCTGAAAAAGGATACAGTGTTTTTTGCCCTGATCTTCCCGGGTTTGGAAAAAGCGATCCGCCCCTTTCTCCTTGGACGGTTGATGATTATAAAAAATGGGCTGTTGAATTTATGAAGGCCTTTAACATTGATAGCTTTATTCTAATAGGCCATTCTTTTGGAGGAAGAATTTCAATAAAATTATCTTCTGAAGAAAACTCTCCTGTAAAAAAAATGATTCTTTGCTCTCCTGCCGGAATAAGGGTAAAGCCCGATTTTAAAACAGACATTATTCTTGCTTTAGGAGGAATCGGAAGCACTTTGCTTGATATTTTTTCTCCCAAATTTCTTAAAGATTATTTAAGAGGTCTCTTTCATTTTCTTATAAGAAAAAGGGATTATGTCAAAGCGAAAGGAGTGATGAGGGAAACAATGAAGCTTGTTATTTCAGAGAATTTGTTTCCTTTTCTTTCTAAAATAGAGGTAAAAACTCTTCTTCTTTGGGGAAAAAAGGACAAGATGATTCCCTTAAGATACGCTTTTGTTTTTAAAAAAGAGATAAAGGACTCTTCTCTTGTTGTTATAGAACAGTCGGGCCATAGTATAAATATTGACGATCCCGTACGCCTTGCAAAAGAAATCCTCAAATTCTTATGA
- the serS gene encoding serine--tRNA ligase, translating to MFDIKFIRENKEKYLEIVKNKGVDLDVEKLLLLDKKRRDLIYKTEELKKEQNKLSREEIEKAKKIKEEFKALKEKLNSVEKEYNSLMLITPNIYSDDTPVGKDEKSNVEILKMGEIRKLDFKIKSHIELGKDLDIIDIERGVKTSGFRGYYLKNEGALLSLALMWHCILKMKEKGFSFMIPPTLLREFALVGSGHFPFGKEEIYQIANPGKLANGENVTEKTYLAGTSEPSLLAYFSDLILEEEKLPVKVCAFSNCYRSEIGSYGKDTKGLYRIHEFMKVEQVVLCKNSIEESNFWLEEMRKISEEILQELELPYRILQLCTGDMGAGKYKMYDIETWMPSRNSYGETHSDSNLTDWQSRRLNIKYRNKKGEKFFAYTLNNTVIASPRILIAILENHQEKNGSVKIPKVLTKYLPFNKIG from the coding sequence ATGTTTGATATAAAATTCATCAGGGAGAATAAGGAAAAATATCTTGAGATTGTTAAAAACAAAGGAGTGGATTTGGATGTGGAAAAACTTCTTTTGCTCGATAAAAAAAGAAGAGACCTTATTTACAAAACCGAAGAACTGAAAAAAGAACAGAATAAGCTAAGCAGGGAAGAAATAGAAAAGGCAAAAAAAATAAAAGAAGAATTTAAGGCATTAAAAGAAAAGCTCAACAGCGTTGAGAAAGAGTACAACTCTTTAATGCTTATTACTCCCAATATTTATTCAGATGATACTCCTGTTGGCAAAGATGAAAAGAGCAATGTTGAAATTTTAAAAATGGGAGAAATAAGAAAGCTTGATTTTAAGATAAAAAGCCACATAGAACTTGGAAAGGATCTTGACATTATCGATATTGAAAGGGGAGTGAAGACCAGCGGATTTCGGGGCTACTATTTGAAAAACGAAGGAGCCCTTTTATCGCTTGCCTTAATGTGGCATTGTATTTTAAAAATGAAAGAAAAGGGATTTTCTTTTATGATTCCTCCTACTCTTCTTAGGGAATTTGCCCTTGTCGGAAGCGGTCATTTTCCTTTTGGGAAAGAAGAAATATATCAAATTGCAAATCCCGGAAAGCTTGCAAATGGAGAAAATGTAACTGAAAAGACCTATTTAGCCGGAACTTCAGAACCCTCTCTTCTTGCCTATTTTTCAGATCTTATTCTTGAGGAAGAAAAACTGCCGGTTAAAGTTTGCGCCTTTTCAAACTGCTATCGCTCGGAGATCGGAAGCTATGGCAAGGACACCAAAGGACTTTACAGAATTCATGAATTTATGAAAGTTGAACAGGTTGTTTTGTGTAAAAATAGCATAGAAGAATCAAATTTTTGGCTTGAAGAAATGAGAAAGATATCAGAAGAGATACTGCAAGAATTGGAGCTTCCTTATAGGATTTTGCAGCTTTGCACCGGAGATATGGGGGCGGGAAAATACAAGATGTACGATATTGAAACATGGATGCCATCAAGAAACAGTTATGGGGAAACCCATTCTGATTCCAATCTTACCGACTGGCAATCAAGGCGGCTCAATATTAAGTATAGGAATAAAAAGGGAGAGAAGTTTTTTGCCTATACTCTGAACAATACCGTCATAGCTTCTCCCAGAATTTTAATAGCAATACTGGAAAACCATCAGGAAAAAAACGGAAGCGTTAAAATTCCAAAGGTCTTAACAAAATATCTGCCCTTTAATAAGATTGGTTAA